A single region of the Vicia villosa cultivar HV-30 ecotype Madison, WI linkage group LG4, Vvil1.0, whole genome shotgun sequence genome encodes:
- the LOC131600363 gene encoding nuclear transcription factor Y subunit B-1-like isoform X1, with translation MEHGSHSRSTHSNFVGNETTNIENANNNINDNIENQHLQETGDEEIHMPIKNVTKIMQQAIPPDGIISKDAKESTQLCVTEFMNIVTNEANERCKAESRKIIRGEDLIWAMDKLGFEDYVGPLLLFHKKYLNHEAQLSNMPFEHEFKKDGSGASGSNIGGDIGKI, from the exons ATGGAGCATGGAAGTCACTCCCGTTCGACACATTCAAACTTTG TAGGTAATGAAACCACAAACATTGAAAACGCCAACAACAATATCAACGACAATATTGAGAACCAACATTTACAAGAAACAGGGGATGAGGAAATTCATATGCCCATCAAGAATGTGACAAAAATCATGCAGCAGGCTATTCCCCCAGATGGAATAATCTCTAAGGATGCCAAGGAGTCAACTCAATTGTGTGTGACTGAATTTATGAACATCGTCACAAATGAGGCTAATGAGCGATGTAAGGCAGAGAGTCGAAAGATCATTAGGGGTGAAGATTTAATATGGGCTATGGATAAGTTGGGCTTTGAGGACTATGTTGGTCCTCTTCTTTTATTCCATAAAAAATATCTCAACCATGAAGCTCAATTGAGTAACATGCCATTTGAGCATGAGTTCAAGAAGGACGGATCAGGCGCTAGTGGCTCAAACATTGGTGGTGATATTGGCAAAATTTGA
- the LOC131600363 gene encoding nuclear transcription factor Y subunit B-1-like isoform X2: MEHGSHSRSTHSNFGNETTNIENANNNINDNIENQHLQETGDEEIHMPIKNVTKIMQQAIPPDGIISKDAKESTQLCVTEFMNIVTNEANERCKAESRKIIRGEDLIWAMDKLGFEDYVGPLLLFHKKYLNHEAQLSNMPFEHEFKKDGSGASGSNIGGDIGKI, translated from the exons ATGGAGCATGGAAGTCACTCCCGTTCGACACATTCAAACTTTG GTAATGAAACCACAAACATTGAAAACGCCAACAACAATATCAACGACAATATTGAGAACCAACATTTACAAGAAACAGGGGATGAGGAAATTCATATGCCCATCAAGAATGTGACAAAAATCATGCAGCAGGCTATTCCCCCAGATGGAATAATCTCTAAGGATGCCAAGGAGTCAACTCAATTGTGTGTGACTGAATTTATGAACATCGTCACAAATGAGGCTAATGAGCGATGTAAGGCAGAGAGTCGAAAGATCATTAGGGGTGAAGATTTAATATGGGCTATGGATAAGTTGGGCTTTGAGGACTATGTTGGTCCTCTTCTTTTATTCCATAAAAAATATCTCAACCATGAAGCTCAATTGAGTAACATGCCATTTGAGCATGAGTTCAAGAAGGACGGATCAGGCGCTAGTGGCTCAAACATTGGTGGTGATATTGGCAAAATTTGA
- the LOC131596046 gene encoding uncharacterized protein C57A10.07-like yields the protein MNNDYTLGSQSYKSFPAYPDTDFDIESGNTTPTKRIRKPKPSPIRPLYKMIQKFHHFFKLHPLVALLLLAFSFGVSLLVFLSYNTTQLKDYERIEPGLDEYPFSKLRNLVMVAGHSVYMSSGCGKIEKEDSWFLESYQKNPGQAATFVKHIEEGIEIVDKDEAALLLFSGGETRKDAGPRSEAQSYWAVADFKGWFGKEESVKWRSLTEEHARDSFENLLFSVCRFRELTGTYPQNITVVSYDFKENRFANLHRSAIGFPESRFFYAGTPATTNAVAAALKGEELVRTQFLRDPYGCRGSLYHKKLKRDPFHRSIPYPNGCPEMEALFRYCGPAPYPGALPWA from the exons ATGAACAACGATTACACTCTCGGATCCCAATCCTACAAATCCTTCCCTGCATACCCAGACACCGATTTCGACATCGAATCCGGAAACACCACCCCAACCAAACGAATCAGAAAACCCAAACCTTCACCAATTCGTCCCCTTTACAAAATGATCCAAAAGTTTCACCATTTTTTCAAACTCCACCCTCTCGTTGCTCTTTTACTTCTAGCTTTCTCTTTTGGGGTTTCACTCTTGGTTTTTCTCTCTTACAACACGACCCAGTTGAAGGATTATGAGAGAATTGAACCGGGTTTGGATGAGTACCCGTTTTCGAAGCTTAGGAATTTGGTAATGGTGGCTGGGCATTCGGTTTATATGAGTAGTGGGTGTGGGAAGATTGAGAAGGAGGATTCTTGGTTTTTGGAGTCGTATCAGAAGAATCCGGGTCAAGCAGCGACTTTTGTGAAGCATATTGAGGAGGGGATTGAGATTGTGGATAAGGATGAGGCTGCTTTGCTTTTGTTTAGTGGTGGAGAGACGAGGAAAGATGCTGGACCAAGGAGTGAGGCTCAGAGTTATTGGGCTGTGGCTGATTTCAAAGGATGGTTTG GTAAGGAAGAAAGTGTGAAATGGAGATCACTTACAGAGGAACATGCTCGAGACAGTTTCGAAAATCTTCTATTTAGTGTCTGTCGATTCAGAGAGCTTACTGGCACCTATCCTCAAAATATTACT GTTGTAAGTTATGATTTCAAGGAAAACAGATTTGCAAATCTACATCGATCCGCGATCGGCTTTCCAGAGTCAAGATTCTTCTATGCTGGCACACCTGCTACAACAAATGCAGTAGCAGCTGCTCTAAAAGGTGAGGAATTGGTGAGAACACAATTCTTAAGAGATCCATACGGATGTCGGGGTTCACTCTATCACAAAAAACTAAAGCGCGACCCTTTTCATCGATCAATTCCATATCCTAATGGATGTCCAGAAATGGAAGCTTTGTTCAGATATTGTGGACCAGCTCCATACCCCGGCGCACTCCCGTGGGCATAG